In Humulus lupulus chromosome 6, drHumLupu1.1, whole genome shotgun sequence, a single genomic region encodes these proteins:
- the LOC133781353 gene encoding TATA-binding protein-associated factor BTAF1 isoform X2 has product MAQQSSRLHRLLTLLDTGSSQSTRFTAARQIGEIAKSHPQDLVSLLKKVSQYLRSKNWDTRVAAARAIGAIAENVNHTSLPQLFSCFKSKLSDFGMPGISEDLLALPDFHSNVAGISFRSFNINKVLEFGALLASGGQEYDIAYDSLKNPRERLARQKQNLRRRLGLEVCEQFMDVNDMIRDEDLIMQNSHGNGINQRVYVPHNIQRLVADMVPSMISKRPSPRERNLLKRKAKISSKDQMKGWAEDGDSRVLGAQNVTVPKVSSTDPLSSSKASMDVNDDEDSLDHDKDGLWPFHSFVEQLLLDMFDPVWEVRHGSVMALREILTHQGASAGVFMPDLSLDGAQFFQLEDEFVSHRMKREREIDLNMQGPTDEFEPNMKMPKFTDVSSPWVDTMTVANIDCNSDINIKVEDGSMCDLLAEPITELSNLSSVKVESDSHLDTTLYSTKEDTTLYSNKEVTETAIFEDSSSIKETDVMKNISENSELMNWIKLARHSWLKNCQFLQECAIRFLCVLSLDRFGDYVSDQVVAPVRETCAQALGVVFKYMHPTLLHETLTILLEMQVNFIPEWEIRHGSLLGIKYLVAVRKEMLHELLGRVLPACKAGLEDPDDDVRAVAADALIPTAAAIVNLQGQTLNSIVMLLWDILLDLDDLSPSTSSVMNLLAEIYSQDEIIPKMLGRSKDSQEFDLNEVGFIDDSTGGVSMQENPFMLATLAPRLWPFMRHSIASVRYSAIRTLRLLEAGYKRNISDSCSSSFWPSFILGDTLRIVFQNLLLDSNDEILQCSERVWRLLIQSPKEDLEIAARSYMSSWIELASTPYGSVLDATKMFWPVALPRKSHFRAAAKMRAVNLENESHRNIPLESTNGAIPHERIGDASINPVKIIVGTDVEMSVTRTRVVTATALGIFASMLEEGSTQYVVDPLSSALTSMSGVQRQVASMILISWFKEIKSGGSNENQGTTSSFPNHLRNWLLDLLACSDPTFPTKNSLLPYLELSRTYSKMRGEASQLLHTMESLGMFDNSLSITKPECETLSVDDAISFASKVPALCNDNVGNESVGHLEDMESARQRLLTTSGYLKCVQINLHVSVSALVAAAVVWMSELPARLNPIILPLMASIRREQEERLQEKAAEALAELIYYCISRKPSPNDKLIKNVCSLTCMDPCETPQAAVIGSMEIIDDQDLLSFGTATNKQKTKGQMIAGGEDRSKVEGFIGRRGSELALKHLCEKFGASLFDKLPKLWDCLTEVLNPSTNESLTPNENQVTQIIDSVQDPQILINNIQVVRSIVPLLNEALKPKLLTLLPCLFYCIRHSHIAVRLASSRCITSMAKSMTVHAMGAIVENSIQMLGDNSSVSARQGAGMLISLLVQGLGPELVSYSPLLVVPLLRCMSDCDQSVRQSVTHSFAALVPLLPLARGLPPPVGLSDSFSRSAEDAQFLEQLLDNSNIDDYKLSTDLKVTLRRYQQEGINWLAFLKRFKLHGILCDDMGLGKTLQASAIVASDIVECRTSNNNESRSPSLIICPSTLVGHWAFEIEKYIDVSVISTLQYVGSAQDRIYLRDHFDKHNVIITSYDVIRKDIDYLGKLQWNYCILDEGHIIKNAKSKITHAVKQLKAQHRLILSGTPIQNNVMDLWSLFDFLMPGFLGTERQFQATYGKPLVAARDPKCSAKDAEAGALAMEALHKQVMPFLLRRTKDEVLSDLPEKIIQDRYCDLSPVQLKLYEQFSGSNVKHEISSIVKSNESGDTGEGSSVSTKASSHVFQALQYLLKLCSHPLLVLGDKIPESIECLLSEQHASSDPISELHRPFHSPKLVALQEILEECGIGIDASNSDAAVGVGQHRVLIFAQHKAFLDIIERDLFQTYMKSVTYLRLDGSVEPEKRFDIVKAFNSDPTIDVLLLTTHVGGLGLNLTSADTLVFMEHDWNPMRDHQAMDRAHRLGQKKVVNVHRLIMRGTLEEKVMSLQKFKVSVANAVINSENASMKTMNTDQLLDLFASAETSKRGTSVSKQTDNKFDGDAKLPGSKKGLKAILGGLEELWDHSQYTEEYNLNQFLSKLSG; this is encoded by the exons ATGGCACAACAATCCTCTCGTCTTCATCGTTTGCTCACTCTCTTGGACA ctGGTTCGTCCCAGTCCACAAGATTCACTGCTGCTCGCCAGATTGGGGAAATTGCCAAATCGCATCCTCAAGACTTGGTCTCTCTTTTGAAAAAG GTTTCTCAGTATCTTCGTAGCAAAAACTGGGATACGAGGGTTGCTGCTGCTCGTGCTATTGGGGCTATAGCTGAGAATGTTAATCACACATCTTTGCCTCAACTCTTTTCTTGCTTCAAATCAAAATTGTCCGACTTTGGAATGCCTGGTATTTCTGAAGATTTGCTTGCATTGCCAGATTTTCATTCCAACGTTGCTGGCATCTCTTTCAGAAG CTTTAATATCAACAAAGTACTCGAGTTTGGTGCTCTGTTGGCATCTGGAGGACAG GAGTATGACATCGCGTATGATAGTTTGAAGAACCCAAGGGAGAGGTTGGCTCGTCAGAAGCAAAATCTTCGGCGGCGTTTAG GCTTGGAAGTATGTGAGCAGTTCATGGATGTAAATGATATGATAAGAGATGAAGACCTTATTATGCAGAACTCCCATGGGAATGGAATAAATCAAAGAGTTTATGTGCCACATAATATTCAGCGATTAGTTGCAGATATGGTTCCAAGCATGATCTCGAAAAGGCCCAGTCCTAGAGAAAGGAATCTTCTGAAACGAAAAGCAAAAATTAGCTCAAAAGACCAAATGAAAGGTTGGGCTGAGGATGGGGACTCAAGGGTGTTAGGTGCACAGAATGTGACCGTGCCAAAGGTCTCAAGTACTGATCCATTAAGTTCTAGTAAG GCCTCTATGGATGTTAATGATGATGAAGACAGCTTGGACCATGACAAAGATGGATTGTGGCCTTTCCATAGTTTTGTTGAGCAGCTTCTACTTGATATGTTTGATCCTG TCTGGGAAGTTCGGCATGGTAGTGTGATGGCTTTGAGGGAAATTTTAACCCATCAAGGAGCTTCTGCTGGAGTATTTATGCCTGACTTGAGCTTGGATGGTGCACAGTTTTTTCAATTAGAAGATGAATTTGTATCACATAgaatgaagagagagagagagattgattTGAATATGCAAGGACCAACAGATGAGTTTGAACCAAACATGAAAATGCCGAAGTTTACTGATGTGTCATCTCCATGGGTGGATACAATGACTGTTGCCAACATAGATTGTAACTCTGACATCAATATAAAGGTTGAAGATGGTAGTATGTGTGATTTGCTTGCTGAGCCAATTACTGAGTTGTCCAACCTTAGCTCTGTTAAGGTGGAGTCAGATTCTCACCTTGATACTACATTGTATTCAACTAAAGAAGATACTACATTGTATTCAAATAAAGAAGTAACTGAGACAGCCATATTCGAGGACTCCTCCAGCATTAAGGAAACAGATGTGATGAAAAATATATCTGAAAATTCTGAGCTGATGAACTGGATTAAATTGGCTAGGCATTCTTGGCTTAAGAACTGCCAATTTCTTCAAGAATGTGCAATCCGCTTCCTGTGTGTTTTGTCATTAGACCG TTTTGGAGATTATGTATCTGATCAGGTTGTTGCACCAGTGCGGGAAACCTGTGCTCAGGCATTAGGTGTAGTTTTCAAGTACATGCATCCCACTTTACTACATGAAACATTGACTATCTTGCTGGAGATGCAGGTAAATTTCAT ACCAGAATGGGAGATTCGCCATGGAAGTCTGTTGGGTATCAAGTACTTGGTGGCTGTAAGGAAG GAGATGCTTCATGAATTGCTTGGACGTGTTCTCCCCGCATGTAAAGCTGGGCTGGAGGACCCTGATGATGATGTTCGAGCTGTTGCAGCTGATGCTTTGATACCAACAGCAGCTGCAATTGTTAATCTACAGGGTCAGACATTGAATTCCATAGTGATGTTACTATGGGATATATTACTTGATTTGGATGATTTGAGTCCATCTACCAGCAG TGTGATGAATTTGTTAGCGGAAATTTATTCCCAGGATGAAATAATTCCAAAAATGTTGGGAAGGTCTAAAGACAGCCAAGAATTTGATCTAAATGAGGTAGGCTTCATTGATGATAGTACTGGAGGAGTGAGTATGCAGGAGAATCCTTTTATGTTAGCAACATTGGCTCCGCGTTTATGGCCATTTATGAGACATAGTATAGCATCAGTCCGTTATTCAGCTATTCGCACTTTG CGACTGCTTGAAGCTGGATATAAAAGAAACATTTCTGACTCTTGTAGTTCTTCCTTTTGGCCATCATTTATACTTGGTGATACCCTTAGAATTGTCTTCCAGAATTTGCTGTTGGATTCAAATGACGAAATTTTGCAATGTTCTGAGAGAGTCTGGAGACTCCTTATTCAG TCTCCAAAGGAGGACCTGGAAATTGCTGCAAGGTCATACATGTCTTCTTGGATTGAACTTGCAAGTACTCCATATGGTTCAGTGTTAGATGCTACAAAAATGTTTTGGCCAGTTGCCCTTCCACGGAAAAGTCATTTTAGAGCAGCAGCTAAAATGAGAGCTGTAAATCTTGAAAACGAATCTCATAGAAACATCCCCTTAGAATCTACAAATGGAGCTATTCCACACGAGAGAATAGGAGATGCTTCCATTAATCCTGTTAAGATAATTGTTGGCACTGATGTGGAAATGTCAGTCACTCGTACCCGAGTGGTCACAGCAACAGCATTGGGCATTTTTGCATCTATGTTGGAAGAAGGGTCTACACAATATGTTGTTGATCCATTATCGAGTGCACTGACCTCTATGTCTGGCGTCCAGCGGCAG GTGGCATCTATGATTCTTATTTCTTGGTTCAAAGAGATAAAAAGCGGGGGCTCAAATGAAAATCAAGGAACTACGTCAAGTTTTCCCAATCATCTTAGAAATTGGTTGTTGGACTTGTTGGCATGCTCTGACCCTACATTCCCTACTAAAAATTCGCTTCTACCTTATTTAGAGCTTTCAAGAACCTATTCTAAGATGCGTGGTGAGGCTAGTCAGTTATTACATACTATGGAATCATTGGGTATGTTCGATAACTCGTTATCAATTACAAAGCCTGAATGTGAAACTTTGAGTGTGGATGATGCAATAAGTTTTGCATCCAAAGTTCCAGCCTTGTGTAATGATAATGTTGGGAATGAATCTGTTGGACATCTTGAGGATATGGAGTCAGCAAGACAACGACTTCTTACAACTTCAGGGTATTTGAAATGTGTGCAG ATTAATCTCCACGTTTCAGTCTCTGCCCTTGTTGCTGCAGCAGTTGTTTGGATGTCAGAGCTTCCCGCACGACTTAATCCAATTATCTTGCCTCTAATGGCTTCAATCAGAAGAGAACAG gaGGAGAGATTGCAAGAGAAGGCTGCTGAAGCACTTGCAGAActtatttattattgtatttcGCGTAAGCCTAGCCcaaatgataaattaattaagaaTGTATGTAGTTTAACATGTATGGATCCATGCGAGACACCTCAGGCTGCAGTTATTGGCTCCATGGAAATTATTGATGATCAAGATCTTCTTTCCTTTGGGACTGCCACTAACAAGCAGAAAACAAAGGGTCAGATGATAGCTGGTGGTGAAGACCGGTCGAAGGTCGAGGGCTTCATTGGCAGACGAGGGTCTGAACTTGCATTGAAGCATCTCTGTGAGAAGTTtggtgcttcattatttgatAAGCTTCCTAAATTGTGGGATTGCCTCACAGAAGTTCTTAACCCTAGCACTAATGAGTCTTTAACTCCAAATGAGAATCAAGTCACACAAATTATTGACTCTGTGCAGGATCCTCAAATCTTGATAAATAATATCCAG GTGGTACGTTCTATTGTTCCTTTGCTAAATGAGGCACTCAAACCAAAACTTCTGACCCTTCTCCCATGTCTTTTCTATTGTATTCGTCATTCTCACATAGCTGTTAGATTAGCTTCTTCTCGGTGCATTACTTCAATGGCCAAGTCAATGACAGTACATGCGATGGGAGCTATAGTTGAAAATTCTATTCAGATGTTAGGAGATAATTCGTCTGTTAGTGCAAGACAAGGTGCAGGCATGCTGATTAGTTTGCTCGTTCAGGGATTGGGTCCAGAGCTTGTTTCCTATTCTCCTTTGTTAGTTGTTCCTCTTTTAAGGTGTATGAGCGATTGCGATCAGTCTGTCAGACAAAGTGTGACACATAGTTTTGCTGCCCTTGTACCTCTTCTTCCATTGGCTAGAGGTCTTCCCCCACCTGTTGGACTAAGCGATAGTTTCTCTAGGAGTGCCGAAGATGCACAGTTTCTTGAGCAACTACTTGACAACTCCAATATTGATGATTACAAACTCTCTACTGATTTGAAAGTAACATTAAGGAG GTATCAACAAGAAGGTATAAATTGGTTGGCTTTCTTAAAACGTTTCAAGCTTCATGGAATTTTATGTGATGATATGGGGCTTGGAAAAACACTTCAAGCATCAGCTATTGTGGCTTCTGACATAGTTGAGTGCCGTACTTCAAATAACAATGAGAGCCGTTCCCCATCTTTGATTATTTGCCCATCAACCCTGGTTGGACACTGGGCATTTGAGATAGAGAAGTATATAGATGTTTCAGTCATATCTACTCTTCAATATGTTGGCTCTGCTCAAGACCGCATCTATCTTAGAGATCATTTTGATAAGCATAATGTAATAATAACATCGTATGATGTTATTCGTAAAGACATTGATTATCTTGGGAAGCTACAATGGAATTACTGTATCTTAGATGAAGGACATATCATAAAGAATGCCAAGTCTAAAATTACACATGCAGTGAAACAATTAAAAGCTCAGCACCGGTTGATTTTGAGTGGAACACCAATCCAG AATAACGTCATGGACTTGTGGTCCCTTTTTGATTTTTTAATGCCGGGCTTTCTTGGAACTGAGAGACAG TTCCAAGCCACTTATGGGAAACCGTTGGTAGCAGCCAGAGATCCTAAATGTTCTGCCAAGGATGCTGAAGCAGGGGCACTTGCTATGGAAGCATTGCACAAACAG GTCATGCCTTTCCTCCTTCGACGAACAAAGGATGAAGTTTTGTCTGATCTTCCAGAGAAAATTATTCAAGACAGATACTGTGACCTGAGTCCTGTACAATTAAAACTTTATGAGCAATTTTCTGGTTCGAATGTAAAACACGAAATCTCAAGTATTGTAAAATCAAATGAGTCCGGAGATACAGGAGAAGGAAGCAGTGTATCAACCAAAGCATCTTCACATGTTTTCCAG GCACTTCAATATTTGCTAAAGCTTTGTAGTCATCCATTGCTTGTCCTTGGAGATAAGATCCCCGAATCAATTGAATGCCTTTTGTCCGAGCAACATGCTAGTTCTGACCCCATTTCAGAACTGCATAGACCTTTCCACTCTCCCAAACTCGTTGCACTTCAGGAGATACTGGAAGAGTGTGGGATAGGCATTGATGCATCTAATTCTGACGCTGCTGTGGGTGTCGGTCAGCATAGAGTCTTAATATTTGCTCAGCATAAG GCCTTTCTGGACATTATTGAAAGAGACTTGTTTCAGACCTATATGAAAAG TGTAACTTACTTGCGGTTGGATGGGTCAGTTGAACCAGAAAAACGTTTTGACATTGTTAAAGCTTTCAATTCAGACCCTACTATTGATGTCTTACTGCTGACAACACACG TTGGTGGCCTCGGGCTGAACCTGACATCGGCCGACACACTTGTTTTCATGGAGCACGACTGGAATCCAATGCGCGATCATCAG GCCATGGATAGAGCACACAGATTAGGTCAGAAAAAAGTAGTGAATGTTCATCGCCTGATAATGCGCGGAACCTTGGAAGAGAAAGTTATGAGCTTGCAAAAGTTCAAAGTTTCAGTTGCTAATGCAGTGATTAATTCAGAAAATGCCAGCATGAAAACAATGAACACAGATCAGCTACTCGATCTCTTTGCATCGGCAGAGACTTCCAAAAGG GGAACCTCTGTATCGAAGCAAACGGATAATAAGTTTGATGGAGATGCGAAATTACCGGGAAGCAAGAAGGGGTTAAAAGCCATTCTTGGCGGGCTAGAGGAGCTCTGGGATCACTCACAGTACACCGAAGAATACAATCTAAATCAATTCTTATCAAAGCTTAGTGGCTAA